The Dehalococcoidia bacterium genome has a window encoding:
- a CDS encoding inositol-3-phosphate synthase yields MGKINVAIIGVGNCASALVQGVYYYRNADEKEEVPGLMHVNLGGYHVGDIEFVAAFDVDVNKVGKDLAEAIFTPPNNTYKFCDVPPLGVKVERGMTHDGLGKYLKEVITKAPGPTADIVRILRETQTHVVVNFLPVGAEEATKWYVEQVLQAGCAFVNCIPVFIAREPYWQRRFQERGLPIIGDDIKSQVGATILHRVLTRLFVERGVKVERTYQLNFGGNTDFLNMLERERLMSKKISKTTAVTSQLGYELPEGNVHIGPSDYVPWLQDRKFCYIRIEGTAFGGVPLNLECKLEVWDSPNSAGVVIDAIRCAKLALDRGIAGPLIGPSAYFMKSPPQQFTDVEARRLTEEFIAGNGHAGA; encoded by the coding sequence GTGGGGAAGATCAACGTGGCCATCATTGGAGTGGGCAACTGCGCCTCGGCCCTGGTGCAAGGTGTCTACTATTACCGGAACGCCGATGAGAAGGAGGAAGTCCCTGGCCTCATGCACGTGAACCTGGGTGGCTATCATGTGGGGGACATCGAGTTTGTGGCCGCCTTCGATGTGGACGTCAACAAGGTGGGGAAGGACCTGGCGGAGGCCATCTTCACCCCGCCCAACAACACCTATAAGTTCTGCGATGTCCCCCCCTTGGGAGTGAAGGTAGAGCGGGGCATGACCCATGACGGCCTGGGCAAATACCTTAAGGAGGTCATCACCAAGGCCCCAGGCCCCACGGCGGACATCGTGCGCATCCTACGGGAGACCCAGACTCATGTGGTGGTCAACTTCCTGCCAGTGGGGGCGGAGGAGGCCACCAAGTGGTATGTGGAGCAGGTGCTGCAGGCGGGCTGCGCCTTCGTCAACTGCATACCGGTCTTTATCGCCCGGGAGCCCTATTGGCAGCGGCGGTTCCAGGAGCGGGGGCTGCCCATCATCGGCGACGATATCAAGTCTCAGGTGGGGGCCACCATCTTGCACCGAGTGCTGACACGGCTGTTCGTGGAGCGCGGGGTGAAGGTGGAGCGTACCTACCAGCTCAACTTCGGCGGCAATACCGACTTCCTTAACATGCTGGAGCGGGAGCGCCTCATGTCCAAGAAGATCTCCAAGACTACCGCCGTCACCTCCCAGCTGGGATACGAGCTGCCCGAGGGCAACGTGCACATCGGCCCGTCCGACTATGTGCCCTGGCTCCAGGACCGCAAGTTCTGCTACATTCGCATCGAGGGGACGGCCTTTGGCGGGGTGCCCCTCAACCTGGAGTGCAAGCTGGAGGTGTGGGACAGCCCCAACTCGGCGGGCGTGGTCATCGATGCCATCCGCTGCGCCAAGCTAGCCCTGGACCGGGGCATCGCTGGGCCCCTCATCGGCCCTAGCGCTTATTTCATGAAGTCGCCACCTCAGCAGTTCACCGATGTGGAGGCGCGGCGCCTGACGGAGGAGTTCATCGCTGGCAACGGTCACGCCGGGGCGTGA
- a CDS encoding lysophospholipid acyltransferase family protein, whose product MLFWVSAHTLGRLPIWVLYPLCDLLGELAYWLCPGRRRHVWHNLRHILGPQAHPSQLRRLARRTFRNVARYYGDLVHMPYLDVRRFYQSRLVHHGFEEHFLPALAQGRGVIILSAHLGNPELAVQGLLFHNIRVVALTEPLRPPRLSRLVDRLRSSKGHTFLPVGVGGVKAAVQALRRGGVVALMGDRDIQGPRAPLPFFGREANMPTGPMEMALRTGATVLPIFCHRRGPRLEVFIEPPLELVRSGSLEEDVRLNTLRFLGRLEEHLRKDPAQWIVLEPVWDTDGDKSHGQG is encoded by the coding sequence GTGCTTTTCTGGGTGTCGGCCCACACCCTAGGGCGTCTACCGATATGGGTGCTATATCCCCTATGTGACCTGCTGGGGGAGTTGGCCTATTGGCTCTGCCCGGGGAGGCGGCGCCACGTCTGGCACAATCTGCGACATATCCTAGGCCCGCAGGCCCATCCGTCCCAGCTGCGTCGCCTGGCCCGCCGCACCTTCCGCAACGTGGCCAGGTACTATGGCGACCTGGTCCACATGCCTTATCTAGACGTGCGCCGCTTCTACCAAAGCCGGTTGGTTCACCATGGCTTCGAGGAGCACTTCCTGCCGGCCCTGGCCCAGGGCCGGGGCGTCATCATCCTCAGCGCCCACCTGGGAAACCCAGAGCTGGCGGTGCAGGGGCTTTTGTTCCATAACATCCGGGTGGTGGCCCTCACCGAGCCCCTCCGCCCTCCCAGGCTCTCCCGCCTCGTGGATAGGCTCCGCTCCAGCAAGGGCCACACCTTCCTTCCAGTGGGGGTGGGAGGAGTGAAAGCGGCGGTGCAGGCCTTGCGGCGGGGAGGGGTGGTGGCCCTCATGGGCGACCGGGACATCCAGGGGCCGCGGGCCCCTCTCCCCTTCTTCGGGCGGGAGGCCAACATGCCCACGGGCCCCATGGAGATGGCGCTGCGCACAGGGGCTACTGTCCTGCCCATCTTTTGCCACCGGCGTGGCCCTAGGCTGGAGGTGTTCATCGAGCCGCCTTTGGAGCTGGTGCGGAGCGGGTCCTTAGAGGAGGACGTGCGCCTCAACACCCTGCGCTTCCTGGGCCGGTTGGAGGAACACCTGCGAAAGGACCCCGCCCAATGGATAGTCCTGGAGCCGGTATGGGATACTGATGGCGATAAAAGCCATGGGCAAGGCTGA
- a CDS encoding PHP-associated domain-containing protein produces the protein MGKADLHIHTSLSDGMASPEEILRYVEEQTDLDVIAITDHDSLEGALRTREAWGRGSFRFQVVTGMEVTAIEGHLLALFIEEPVPSLRPAREVVEAVHRQGGLVVVPHPLSWLTRSLGRRDVERLLPFLHALETANASPGARPGQAKARELNRRLYHLAEVGGSDAHFLQAIGTAYTLFPGRTAEDLRRAILSRQTEGVNGRHPSVWELGLGQVARQAWRGLSATPRAMGLGATAKSFMHRFLPWLRP, from the coding sequence ATGGGCAAGGCTGACCTGCACATCCACACCTCCCTCAGCGATGGCATGGCCTCCCCGGAGGAGATCCTGCGCTATGTGGAGGAGCAGACGGACCTGGATGTCATCGCCATCACCGACCACGATAGCCTGGAGGGGGCCCTGCGCACACGGGAGGCGTGGGGCAGGGGGAGCTTTCGCTTTCAGGTGGTCACGGGGATGGAGGTGACGGCCATCGAGGGCCACCTGCTGGCCCTCTTCATCGAGGAGCCAGTGCCTAGCCTCCGCCCGGCCCGGGAGGTGGTGGAGGCAGTGCACCGGCAAGGGGGCCTGGTGGTGGTGCCCCATCCCCTTAGCTGGCTCACCAGAAGCCTAGGGCGAAGGGACGTGGAGCGGCTCTTGCCCTTCCTGCACGCCCTGGAGACGGCCAACGCCTCCCCAGGGGCGCGCCCAGGCCAGGCCAAGGCACGGGAGCTCAACCGTCGCCTCTACCACCTAGCGGAGGTAGGGGGCTCTGATGCCCACTTCCTGCAGGCCATCGGCACCGCCTATACCTTGTTCCCTGGGCGGACGGCTGAGGACCTGCGGCGGGCCATCCTCTCCCGCCAAACGGAGGGGGTCAACGGCCGACATCCCTCCGTATGGGAGCTGGGGCTGGGGCAGGTGGCGCGCCAGGCGTGGCGTGGCCTCAGCGCCACCCCGCGGGCCATGGGCCTGGGGGCCACTGCGAAGAGCTTCATGCACCGCTTTCTGCCATGGCTGAGGCCATGA